GCTAAGAGAGCGGTTTAGCCTAAGCTTCGCCTGCCTAGCCGACATGCCCGTGGAGAAGGGGGTTGCTAAGATAGTGGGCATGGAGGTCGAGGAGCCTCCTCTAAGCCAAGACTTGAAGGCTAGCTACGAGGTGAGGGCTAGGAAGGTGGTGGAGAGCCTAGAGGGTCACGACGCTGTCTACGTGCACCTCAAAGGGCCGGACGAGCCTAGCCACGATGGGGACTTTAAGCTCAAGGTGGAGGCCATCGAGCTAATCGACGAAGGCTTCTTCAGGCCCCTCCTGAGCCAAGTGGACCTAGCCGATACGCTAATCTGCGTAACCTCGGACCACGCTACGCCCTGTAGCCTAAGGGCCCATAGCGACGACCCTGTGCCGGTGGCGATATGCGGCTTGGGCACCGAGGCTGATGGGGTAGAGTCCTTTAGCGAGGCCGCCTGCGCTAAGGGGAGGCTGGGAGTTATTAAGCGAGGGGTGGAGCTCATGCCGCTCTTAGCGAAGCTAGTTAAGTCGCGCAGCCTTAGCTAAAGCCCCCTTAAGCCTAGAGTAAGTGCTAGAAAGTAGCTCGGGTAGGACCTTGGTGTTAGCTATGACGGGCATGAAGTTAGTGTCTCCAATCCACCTAGGGACCACGTGTACGTGGACGTGGCCCTCCAGCCCAGCCCCCGCGCAGCGGCCTAGGTTTAGGCCTACGTTGAAGCCATCGGGCCTAAAGGCCTCGCCTAGTACCTTTAAGCCTAGGGAGGTGCACTTCATTAGGTCTAGGAGCTCCTCGTCGCTCAAGTCCACTAGGCTAGGCTTATGGGCGTAGGGGGCAATTAATAAGTGGCCGGTGTTGTACGGGTAGGCGTTCAGTATGATGAAGCAGGCCCTGCCCCTGTGGAGAATTAGGTTCTCCTCGTCCCTACCCTCAGAGGGCTTAGTGCATAGAAAGCAGCCACTTTGGTGCGAGGCGACGTTAGACACGTACTCCATTCTCCAAGGGGCCCACAGAACATTACGCTCCAAGGCTAAGCCATCCCGCCAGTGATTAAGGGAGGGGCTAGGTATTAGAATCTGACGGCTCTAGCTGCAAGCTGGTAGGCGTCTAGAGGAGGGTCGCCTAGCCTCAGCTTTAAGTAGGCAGCTCTGTTATTTGCGTAGGGAGGGCCCTTCCTAGAGAATAGGGTTAAGACTAGGCCTCCGTGTCTAACTTCAACCCCCTCGTCGCAAGGCTCGTGGGCCCTAATGAGGGCCCTGGCCTTCACTACGCTTAAGAAGCGCTCACTCACCCTCCTACCGAAGACGTAGCCGGCCCCTCTAGGAGAAGGAGCTGAGCCCTCGATCCACTCTACGGGGTCGTTCCACAGGACTTGTTCCAGCACATCGCTGCGGGGGTGCTCTACGTCAGCCCTCTCCAGCTGCTCCAGCGACTCAATATTGGTCGGCGCCCCTCCGTGGAGGAAGGCGTACCGACCTTCAGCCACAGCCGCTACCCATAGGGTGTCGAAGAGGGCTCGAATAGCCCTATAGACCTCCGCCCCCCTTGAGCCAAACCTCCTCTTAGCCATTAGCGGCAGGTCGTGCGGGTGAGCTATTAAGTCAGCCGGGCCCTCGTGGTTACCTCTAAGCAAAACTACGCGGCCGGGGTGGCTGCACAGTAGCCTCAGGATTACGTAGTAGACTTCTATTGAGTGGAGCCCTCGATCACCGTAGTCGCCGAGGAAGAGTAGAGTAAGCCCTCTACTAATAGCCTCCGAGTCCTCGAGTATGAAAGATAGGCTGTGGAGGTCCCCGTGGAGGTCTCCGATAACTACTAGCTCACCTTCACTAGGCAGCTTAACTAAGCCACCCGCTACCCTAAAGCTACCTAGGCCCCCCTGGCCCCTAGCCTTAAGCTGGCTAAGCCTAGCCTCTTCAGCCAGGCCTATTAGGCCCTCAGCTTCGATAGAGTAGGCCTCCTCGATTAAGTCTACCGGGGCAGGCATAGCCTCTAAGCTTAGGTTAGAGGAAGCTATATCAAGGCTCCCCAGAGTAGGTATGGAGAGGCCTGAGGTGGAGGCTACGAGGAGGAAGGAGGAGGACTTAAAGTTCAGGCTAATGGTAGTTGAGAAGCTGAGGCTACTGAAGAAAAGCTACTCGTACAGCGAGCTAGCTAAGAAGCTAGGGAAGCCTGAGACTGTGCTATGCCGCTACGTTAAGGGGGACGTGCTGCCGGGCAGAGATACTGCCAAGGAGCTTTGGGAGGCTATTAGTAAGTTTGAGAGCTTTGCCGAAGTGCTGAAGAGGAGGCTTAGGTTCGATAGCTACGGCTACGCCGACATCACCTCGATAATCTACGACCCCCACCTACTCCTCCAAGCGGGCATCGAGGCCTCGCTGAGGTTTGCCGGTAGGAGGCTAACTAAGGTGATGACCGCCGCGGTCAACGGGATCCCCCTAGCTACCTCGGTAGCCCTATACCTAGAAGTCCCCCTGGTGGTAGCTAAGCAGACGAAGGACGCTGGGGTCGAGGAGTTTATAGAGGAGGTCTACCCCTCAGGCAGCTCAGCGACGCTGATGACGCTGTACGTACCTAAGGACTCGCTGACGGCTAAGGACGACGTCCTCATAGTAGACGACTTAATAAGGACGGGGAGGACTGTTCAAGCCCTAGTGAGCTTAGTTAAGAAGGCTAGGGCAAACCCAGTCGGGGTCTTCGCCCTCCTAGCCTTCGGGGAGCCTTGGAAGAAGGCCCTGGAGAGCCTACCGTGCCCAGTTGAAGTAGCGCTCCAGCTCCCAGTCTCCAAGGAGCCTCCCTAAGTTGAAGG
This DNA window, taken from Candidatus Nezhaarchaeota archaeon, encodes the following:
- a CDS encoding HIT domain-containing protein, with translation MERNVLWAPWRMEYVSNVASHQSGCFLCTKPSEGRDEENLILHRGRACFIILNAYPYNTGHLLIAPYAHKPSLVDLSDEELLDLMKCTSLGLKVLGEAFRPDGFNVGLNLGRCAGAGLEGHVHVHVVPRWIGDTNFMPVIANTKVLPELLSSTYSRLKGALAKAARLN
- a CDS encoding alkaline phosphatase family protein, giving the protein LEEWEVVDRRVGRSLTTAEAAELAKAVEEGVRLTSHPCDLEFKATVGHRAVLVLRGRGVKLSANISNTDTAYAKLGRLGVAEAKPSRRLRWSSPLDGSDEAKRAAELVNEFTKKAREVLEKHPLNARRAAEGKLKANAVLCRDAGDRLPRLSSLRERFSLSFACLADMPVEKGVAKIVGMEVEEPPLSQDLKASYEVRARKVVESLEGHDAVYVHLKGPDEPSHDGDFKLKVEAIELIDEGFFRPLLSQVDLADTLICVTSDHATPCSLRAHSDDPVPVAICGLGTEADGVESFSEAACAKGRLGVIKRGVELMPLLAKLVKSRSLS
- a CDS encoding serine/threonine protein phosphatase; the encoded protein is MPAPVDLIEEAYSIEAEGLIGLAEEARLSQLKARGQGGLGSFRVAGGLVKLPSEGELVVIGDLHGDLHSLSFILEDSEAISRGLTLLFLGDYGDRGLHSIEVYYVILRLLCSHPGRVVLLRGNHEGPADLIAHPHDLPLMAKRRFGSRGAEVYRAIRALFDTLWVAAVAEGRYAFLHGGAPTNIESLEQLERADVEHPRSDVLEQVLWNDPVEWIEGSAPSPRGAGYVFGRRVSERFLSVVKARALIRAHEPCDEGVEVRHGGLVLTLFSRKGPPYANNRAAYLKLRLGDPPLDAYQLAARAVRF
- a CDS encoding phosphoribosyltransferase family protein, whose translation is MERPEVEATRRKEEDLKFRLMVVEKLRLLKKSYSYSELAKKLGKPETVLCRYVKGDVLPGRDTAKELWEAISKFESFAEVLKRRLRFDSYGYADITSIIYDPHLLLQAGIEASLRFAGRRLTKVMTAAVNGIPLATSVALYLEVPLVVAKQTKDAGVEEFIEEVYPSGSSATLMTLYVPKDSLTAKDDVLIVDDLIRTGRTVQALVSLVKKARANPVGVFALLAFGEPWKKALESLPCPVEVALQLPVSKEPP